A region of Moorena producens PAL-8-15-08-1 DNA encodes the following proteins:
- a CDS encoding ion channel: protein MGYGDKSPVSVVGRLVVIVWMFTGLFVVAYFTAAITADPLESNISDLIDLFGKQVATVPDTTSARYMNQQPVKLIEFEQVEDAYKALKAGQVQAIVYDSPTLLYQTSQNREYQIVGELFAEQDYGIVLPQGSHYREPINRIILQLQEDGELTNLEQKWFPSNQ, encoded by the coding sequence GTGGGCTATGGCGATAAATCTCCCGTTAGTGTTGTGGGGCGTTTGGTAGTAATTGTTTGGATGTTTACTGGATTATTCGTGGTTGCCTACTTCACCGCAGCCATCACAGCTGATCCTCTTGAATCGAATATTTCTGATCTTATCGATCTATTCGGAAAACAGGTTGCTACTGTCCCAGACACGACCTCTGCCAGATATATGAATCAACAGCCAGTCAAGCTGATTGAATTTGAGCAGGTGGAAGATGCATACAAAGCTCTCAAAGCGGGGCAAGTCCAGGCTATAGTTTATGATTCACCAACGTTACTTTACCAAACCTCACAAAATCGAGAATACCAGATTGTAGGTGAGTTGTTTGCTGAACAAGACTACGGCATAGTTTTGCCTCAAGGTAGTCATTATCGCGAGCCAATCAACCGAATTATTTTGCAATTACAGGAAGACGGAGAACTGACCAACCTAGAGCAAAAGTGGTTTCCTTCTAACCAGTAA
- a CDS encoding McrC family protein codes for MRIIKLTEYQPDKIPRYQIPESLIDELQQKYSNQVTVNLEYSKTGDYWQLTSQGWVGYIPLSNELSIQLQPKVPINNLFGMLDYAYDLRSFQILEGLIDCKSLEEFYDYLVSILINGIRDRIRQGLYRTYIPTTGQLAYLRGRLDVQQTIQKPWDIKLNCHYDQHTSDIEDNQIIAWTLHCICRTGLYSAKVSPMLRQAYHALQNLVTIQPYSPRDCIGRNYNRLNQNYQKLHALCRFFLEHSGPSHQTGSNTMLPFLVNMAKLYERFVAEWLKSHLPSGFGIKILERVDIDKTLYFYIDLVLYEIATEKTYWILDTKYKIPISPSRDDFNQVVIYAITQDCQEAVLVYPAPLTQPLDVKIRDIRVRSLTFSLDGNLEEAGELFLKKLTGFT; via the coding sequence ATGAGAATAATCAAACTAACGGAGTATCAGCCAGATAAGATTCCACGTTACCAGATTCCAGAATCGCTAATCGATGAATTGCAGCAAAAATACAGCAATCAGGTAACAGTAAATCTTGAATACTCCAAAACCGGGGATTACTGGCAACTAACCTCTCAAGGATGGGTAGGTTATATTCCCCTAAGCAATGAACTGAGCATCCAACTCCAGCCGAAAGTCCCCATAAACAATCTTTTCGGAATGCTGGACTATGCTTATGACCTAAGAAGCTTTCAGATTCTAGAGGGGTTGATTGATTGTAAATCTCTAGAAGAATTTTACGATTACCTGGTCAGTATCCTCATTAATGGCATACGCGATCGCATTCGCCAAGGACTCTACCGCACCTACATCCCCACAACTGGTCAATTAGCATACCTTCGGGGGCGTTTGGATGTACAGCAAACTATCCAGAAGCCATGGGATATTAAACTTAACTGCCATTACGACCAACACACTAGTGACATCGAAGATAATCAGATTATCGCCTGGACACTCCACTGTATCTGTCGCACGGGTTTATATAGCGCTAAAGTAAGTCCCATGTTGCGCCAAGCCTATCATGCCCTACAAAACCTTGTTACCATACAACCTTATAGCCCTAGGGATTGTATCGGACGAAACTATAATCGGCTCAATCAGAATTACCAAAAATTACATGCTCTTTGCCGCTTTTTTCTTGAACACAGCGGACCAAGTCATCAAACAGGTAGTAATACCATGTTGCCCTTTCTAGTTAACATGGCAAAACTCTATGAACGCTTTGTGGCTGAATGGTTAAAATCGCACTTACCCAGTGGCTTTGGCATTAAGATACTCGAAAGAGTAGACATCGACAAGACATTATATTTTTACATTGATTTAGTACTGTACGAGATAGCGACTGAGAAAACATACTGGATTCTCGATACTAAGTATAAAATCCCTATTAGTCCATCTCGTGATGACTTTAACCAAGTAGTAATTTATGCCATCACACAAGATTGCCAAGAGGCAGTTTTAGTATATCCAGCTCCTTTAACTCAACCCCTTGATGTTAAAATTCGTGATATTCGAGTCCGCAGCTTGACGTTTTCTCTGGATGGTAATTTGGAAGAAGCTGGTGAACTATTCTTAAAGAAATTAACAGGATTTACTTAG
- a CDS encoding L,D-transpeptidase, with protein sequence MLIALAVWTTPALTNPVSEQIATRVMELQDSEERWIEIDLTNQRLIAWEGRQPVYAIIVSTGKDSTPTHPGTFTIQSKRRKDRMRGVDYDLANVPYAMYYHRGYAIHGAYWHRKFGTPVSHGCVNVAVDHAEWLFDWASVGTPIVIHQGVEELANDE encoded by the coding sequence ATGCTAATCGCCTTGGCTGTCTGGACAACACCAGCGTTGACCAATCCTGTGAGTGAGCAAATTGCTACCAGAGTGATGGAACTACAAGATTCAGAAGAACGCTGGATTGAGATAGACCTAACTAATCAAAGGCTGATTGCTTGGGAAGGTAGACAACCGGTTTATGCAATAATTGTCTCTACTGGTAAAGATTCAACACCTACCCATCCTGGTACATTCACGATTCAATCCAAGCGTCGCAAGGACAGAATGCGTGGTGTAGATTACGATCTGGCCAATGTCCCTTATGCCATGTATTACCACCGGGGCTATGCTATCCATGGGGCATACTGGCATCGTAAGTTTGGTACGCCAGTAAGTCATGGCTGTGTGAATGTAGCTGTGGATCATGCTGAGTGGTTATTTGATTGGGCCTCTGTGGGAACACCAATCGTAATTCATCAGGGCGTTGAGGAATTGGCGAATGATGAATGA
- a CDS encoding McrB family protein → MVGDKKAELVSLFQEFISSYPYTPVGLSHMATYKEQRRLWCRNFEAISAIVESGEAITEPILFQLFPDRELAITLNSQYGEGDGSWILTIPRKYDNYLELQLPSTLISQQQWIQRLVEQIGYDILEFVGRCTKHPNQLSAACDQFSTGEYSKGFPTEMLTNLLNGLQPDRFLLINDNSRQVINYFVNTSYGKRLTDYPAANAAGLKLIKALDNTMHQPGVPVLRDNDLFDMFCYWLVAVKGYNFSGKEEVIEFTTDASRIALPEEYTVSQCAKDTGFDIAELEGWIRAIERKGQGIFYGPPGTGKTYSAQKIANHLISGSDGFTELVQFHPAYSYEDFIQGIRPQSQNGKLRYPLVPGRFIEFCKKAESRRGICVLIIDEINRANLASVFGELLYLLEYRDQKIPLAGSNQLFSIPKNVRIIGTMNTADRSIALVDQAFRRRFAFIRLYPNYEILRRYHETTDFPVNGLIKILEQINNAIADPNYSLGISFFLLETIAEEIEDIWQREIEPYLEEYFFDQRDKLDQFRWDTIKLRIKN, encoded by the coding sequence ATGGTGGGGGATAAGAAAGCTGAATTGGTCAGTCTATTTCAGGAATTTATCAGTTCATATCCCTACACACCGGTTGGGTTAAGTCACATGGCAACCTACAAAGAGCAGCGTCGCCTTTGGTGTCGGAATTTTGAAGCTATCTCTGCCATAGTGGAGTCTGGAGAAGCTATAACAGAACCGATACTATTTCAGCTATTCCCTGATAGAGAATTGGCGATTACGTTGAATAGTCAATATGGTGAGGGTGATGGTTCATGGATACTAACTATTCCTAGAAAATATGATAATTATTTAGAATTACAATTGCCGTCAACACTGATATCCCAGCAGCAATGGATACAAAGGTTAGTAGAGCAGATTGGTTACGACATCCTTGAATTTGTTGGTCGCTGCACTAAGCATCCTAATCAGTTATCAGCAGCTTGTGATCAGTTTTCTACAGGGGAATACTCTAAAGGTTTTCCGACGGAAATGCTGACGAATCTCCTCAATGGGCTGCAACCAGATAGGTTTCTGTTAATCAATGATAATTCTCGACAGGTTATCAATTATTTTGTTAATACATCCTACGGAAAGAGACTGACAGATTATCCAGCAGCAAATGCTGCTGGATTGAAGCTGATTAAAGCATTAGATAACACTATGCATCAACCGGGTGTACCAGTGCTCAGGGATAATGATTTATTCGATATGTTTTGCTACTGGTTAGTTGCGGTTAAAGGGTATAATTTTTCGGGTAAAGAGGAGGTGATCGAATTTACCACTGATGCTTCAAGGATAGCGTTACCAGAGGAGTATACGGTAAGCCAATGTGCTAAAGATACTGGTTTTGATATAGCAGAGTTAGAGGGATGGATACGTGCTATTGAACGCAAAGGACAAGGAATTTTTTACGGCCCACCAGGTACAGGTAAAACCTATAGTGCTCAAAAAATTGCTAACCATTTAATCAGTGGAAGTGATGGATTCACAGAACTTGTCCAATTCCATCCTGCCTATTCCTATGAAGACTTTATTCAAGGTATTCGTCCACAAAGTCAAAATGGGAAATTGAGATATCCTTTAGTTCCAGGTAGATTTATAGAATTCTGTAAGAAAGCTGAGTCTCGGCGAGGAATTTGTGTTCTAATCATCGATGAAATTAATCGTGCTAACCTCGCTAGTGTGTTTGGAGAATTATTGTATCTACTAGAGTACCGGGATCAAAAAATTCCCTTAGCTGGCAGTAATCAACTATTCAGTATCCCGAAAAATGTTCGGATCATCGGTACTATGAACACGGCAGACCGTTCTATTGCTCTAGTTGATCAGGCATTTCGCCGTCGCTTTGCATTTATTCGGCTCTATCCCAACTATGAAATCCTGAGACGATATCACGAAACAACGGATTTTCCAGTTAATGGATTGATTAAGATACTCGAACAAATAAATAATGCGATCGCAGATCCTAACTACTCCCTGGGAATCTCCTTCTTTCTCCTAGAAACTATAGCTGAGGAAATTGAAGATATCTGGCAAAGGGAAATTGAGCCATATCTAGAAGAATACTTTTTCGATCAACGGGACAAACTAGACCAATTTCGCTGGGACACTATAAAATTAAGAATTAAAAATTAA
- a CDS encoding GNAT family N-acetyltransferase, with protein MTQKIELQIETIDEKSLHLRTVKALGRAHATTLGHFPEGAFDQHALSRQILVALTPEKKCTGYLLYRKVRRHNIIVIVHLCIEPSWRGKGIARKLVNYLSQNTQDFYGIKLKCRRDYELHKMWSHLDFVPLAEKPGRSKDGKLLTVWWRDHDHPTLFSTVATQKLESKLCAVIDTSVFFDLQGDEARSKTESDSLLADWLQPDLELCITNEIFKVINTIDDTKQRNAKRQLADTFTQLPYNQKDFQTACRALTKVLLSTQITLKKSELRQLAIAIASDAPFFLTRNSQILAIADAINEEFNLSILSPTSLIVKLDYLHEYINYQPVRLAGTGITRQVVQKLDQVPFLSQRFLVSPKGEKLSDFQGRLGYIIANPDKFNCYIILQSENNPLALIAYHTHKKYELNVPIFRVRSGPLEETLARHLIFWFISLSVRENLPFTRITEPYLDHTILSGIQDDAFFKVKDGYLNANLAVAVTATELSDYLTTLANRSQDYNFCLKIADTLKTDKLTTAVKTTLDVERILWPAKIIDADLPTIIIPIQAEWAKELFDEDLANQLLWRSETDLALKRELVYYRSHRGNGGLKPGVVGRIFWYVSYNKKYCGTGKVRACSRLDEVVVNKPKNLHQQFRRLGVYELEDLMKLTKNDPNKKLMALRFSDTELFKNPIDLPEIQEILGKRVTLQSPLRIDKEQFTMIYREGTQNY; from the coding sequence GTGACACAAAAGATAGAGCTTCAAATTGAAACAATTGATGAAAAATCCCTGCACCTAAGGACAGTCAAGGCCTTGGGACGAGCACACGCAACCACTCTTGGTCATTTTCCTGAAGGAGCGTTTGATCAACACGCACTAAGTCGTCAAATACTTGTGGCTCTTACTCCTGAAAAAAAGTGTACCGGTTATTTGTTATACCGGAAGGTGCGTAGGCATAATATCATCGTTATTGTTCATCTGTGCATCGAGCCATCATGGCGTGGTAAGGGGATTGCTAGAAAGCTGGTTAATTATCTAAGTCAGAACACTCAGGACTTTTACGGCATTAAACTCAAATGCCGTCGTGATTATGAATTACATAAAATGTGGTCTCACTTAGACTTTGTTCCTTTGGCTGAAAAACCCGGAAGGAGCAAGGATGGAAAACTACTTACCGTTTGGTGGCGCGATCACGACCATCCCACCCTATTTTCTACGGTTGCTACCCAAAAACTTGAGTCTAAATTATGTGCAGTCATTGATACCAGCGTGTTTTTTGACTTGCAAGGAGATGAAGCTAGGTCAAAGACAGAATCCGACTCTCTACTAGCTGATTGGTTACAGCCTGACTTGGAGTTATGTATAACTAATGAAATATTTAAGGTTATCAATACTATTGATGATACTAAACAAAGGAATGCTAAACGCCAGTTAGCCGATACCTTTACTCAACTCCCTTACAATCAGAAAGACTTTCAAACAGCTTGTCGCGCTCTAACCAAGGTTTTGTTATCAACTCAGATAACTCTCAAGAAATCTGAACTGCGTCAGTTAGCTATAGCCATAGCTTCAGATGCACCATTTTTTTTGACTCGTAATTCACAAATACTAGCGATCGCAGATGCTATCAATGAGGAATTTAACTTATCAATCCTTAGTCCTACTAGTTTAATTGTTAAGCTAGATTACCTTCACGAATATATTAACTATCAGCCTGTACGCTTAGCAGGCACAGGTATCACTAGACAAGTTGTTCAGAAATTAGATCAGGTACCTTTCTTGAGTCAAAGATTTTTGGTTAGTCCTAAGGGAGAAAAACTTAGTGATTTTCAAGGAAGGCTGGGCTATATTATTGCTAATCCTGATAAATTTAATTGTTATATTATTCTCCAGTCAGAAAATAATCCCCTAGCTTTAATTGCGTATCATACCCATAAAAAATATGAGTTAAACGTTCCAATTTTTCGGGTTAGATCTGGTCCTCTTGAAGAAACCCTGGCGCGGCACTTAATTTTTTGGTTTATATCCCTGTCAGTACGTGAAAATCTGCCATTTACACGAATTACTGAACCTTATTTGGATCACACTATTCTTAGCGGTATTCAAGATGATGCATTTTTTAAAGTTAAGGATGGTTATTTAAATGCCAATCTTGCCGTTGCGGTTACGGCGACAGAATTATCAGACTATCTCACTACTTTAGCGAATCGAAGTCAAGATTATAACTTTTGCCTAAAAATTGCTGATACCCTCAAAACTGATAAATTAACCACAGCGGTAAAAACAACGCTAGACGTTGAACGCATACTGTGGCCAGCAAAAATTATTGATGCTGATCTTCCTACTATAATCATTCCTATTCAAGCAGAATGGGCAAAGGAATTATTCGATGAAGACTTAGCTAACCAGCTCCTATGGAGATCGGAAACTGATCTGGCGCTAAAACGTGAACTTGTCTATTATCGAAGCCATCGAGGTAATGGTGGCTTAAAACCAGGGGTTGTTGGTAGAATTTTTTGGTATGTAAGCTATAATAAAAAGTATTGCGGCACAGGAAAGGTCAGAGCGTGCTCTAGACTTGATGAAGTAGTCGTAAACAAACCTAAAAATCTCCATCAACAGTTTCGTCGATTGGGTGTATATGAATTAGAAGATTTAATGAAGCTTACCAAAAATGATCCTAATAAAAAGCTGATGGCGCTTCGATTTAGTGATACTGAACTGTTTAAAAATCCTATAGATTTGCCTGAAATTCAAGAAATACTTGGTAAGCGTGTAACACTTCAATCACCGTTGCGGATTGATAAGGAACAATTTACAATGATATATAGAGAAGGCACCCAAAATTACTAA
- a CDS encoding ASCH domain-containing protein — MPNVLLLSIRPKYANQLFKGTKKIELRRVRPRLVPGDIVVVYVSAPDKVLSGFFEVEDVIQDRPDILWYKVKDNAGIEKKDFNEYYEEAAVGYGICLKLIEHFEPPVTLQDLRAKWANFRPPQSYHYLTTSQFEHLKSIVQNKMEIMSEPYIN; from the coding sequence ATGCCCAATGTGTTGTTATTATCAATTCGTCCTAAATATGCTAATCAATTATTCAAGGGAACCAAAAAAATTGAACTTCGTCGGGTGCGTCCTCGATTAGTACCAGGGGATATTGTTGTGGTTTATGTCTCGGCTCCAGATAAGGTTTTATCGGGTTTTTTTGAAGTGGAAGACGTTATTCAAGACCGCCCGGATATCCTTTGGTATAAAGTAAAGGACAATGCTGGTATAGAAAAAAAAGATTTTAATGAGTATTATGAGGAAGCCGCCGTCGGTTATGGGATTTGCTTAAAACTCATAGAACATTTTGAGCCACCAGTAACCTTACAAGATTTGAGAGCAAAATGGGCTAACTTTAGACCTCCACAATCTTATCATTACTTGACGACTAGTCAATTTGAGCATCTTAAGTCTATTGTACAAAATAAAATGGAAATTATGTCAGAGCCTTATATCAATTAG
- a CDS encoding cyanobactin biosynthesis system PatB/AcyB/McaB family protein → MRFPKQVAPVKRPDLIQPYRAVDVVHGRGQDLVTIRMDLTHGANYNDPAPFAYPSYQQLKTSGWGGWY, encoded by the coding sequence ATGAGATTCCCCAAACAAGTAGCACCAGTCAAAAGACCGGATCTGATTCAACCCTATCGGGCAGTGGATGTAGTTCATGGTCGAGGCCAAGACTTGGTGACTATTCGCATGGACTTGACCCATGGTGCCAATTACAATGACCCAGCACCCTTTGCTTACCCTAGTTATCAGCAACTGAAAACCTCCGGCTGGGGCGGATGGTATTGA
- a CDS encoding bifunctional 4-hydroxy-2-oxoglutarate aldolase/2-dehydro-3-deoxy-phosphogluconate aldolase: MRTDNWLNLLRQQRVIAVIRASSKSLGDQMAKTVATGGIRLIEITWNSADAPELISQLHKELPNCIIGTGTILNQSQLHQAIDVGAQFIFSPHVDTAVIKAAVAANVPVVPGALSPTEIVTAWDAGASCVKVFPIQAVGGASYIKALLGPLGHIPLIPTGGVTIDNAQELINIGAIAVGLSGNLFPQSLIDGGNWNAIAKRAKQLKQRLAPDSLS, encoded by the coding sequence TTGAGGACTGACAACTGGTTAAACCTATTACGACAGCAGCGAGTAATTGCTGTGATTCGAGCATCCTCGAAATCCTTAGGAGATCAGATGGCTAAGACTGTAGCCACTGGGGGTATACGGTTAATTGAAATTACCTGGAATAGCGCTGATGCTCCTGAGCTGATTAGTCAGCTCCATAAAGAATTACCCAACTGTATCATTGGTACTGGCACGATATTAAACCAATCTCAGTTACATCAGGCAATTGATGTTGGAGCGCAGTTTATCTTTAGTCCCCATGTGGATACAGCAGTTATTAAAGCAGCGGTAGCTGCTAATGTGCCAGTGGTTCCCGGGGCACTTTCCCCCACAGAAATTGTGACAGCTTGGGATGCTGGTGCTAGCTGTGTTAAGGTGTTTCCGATTCAGGCGGTCGGTGGTGCTAGTTACATCAAAGCCTTACTTGGTCCACTCGGTCACATCCCTTTAATCCCTACTGGTGGTGTTACTATAGACAATGCTCAGGAATTGATTAATATCGGAGCGATCGCTGTGGGTCTTTCTGGGAATTTGTTTCCTCAATCCCTGATTGATGGGGGGAATTGGAATGCGATCGCAAAACGAGCAAAACAGCTAAAGCAACGATTAGCGCCTGATTCTCTGAGTTAA